GCCTTCCAACTGCAAATTCATAGCGGGTGGAAATCATTAGCATAAAAAAACATTGCTGAAAAGGAGCCAGAGACAAACTGGAAATGCCACAACCAGCAAGCACACCTCCTGGAACAGAGGAGTCTCTGCTGTGAAGCTCGCACCGACGTTCAATGTCTAGCATTGCGCAGTCAGCTGTGCAAGCACCagagtttgtgtgtgtgtatgtgtaatggataaaattttaaaaagatCAAGTTTCAATCTCCACCGCTGGTGGTGCAATTGCAACAAGACGGTGTGTATAAGTCACTACTACTACACCAGAAAGCTGGTTCCCTGGGCTGTAATTAATTTATAAAACACAGAAATCGAAAATGACAGCCAGTGACAACACCACACTTGCATGAAGTGCAAACATGCATGTGGTTCGTGCTACCGCACATGAAATTTCAGATAACCACTACAGTCAAGTTTaaactctatttttttttttacgtttgtgtGTGATGTTAGTGTGCATGTTAggtttttaaaaaaaaagaaagccaggaTCACCTTTCTCAAATATACATTGTACCAACAAGCCTTTGCGAGTTGTGCCTGTTTCGACGAGCTGTGGGGGAAAGTTCCAGTTTTGCCTCTTCCCGATGTGTTGGCTCCTTGTGCAGTTCTCCCAGATAGTGATGATTCTATAGCACCATGACATCCCTTGCAGTGACATCTTTTCACTGTTTTGACATGCATTCGTCACATCTCGTGTTTGCAGCTTCTAAATGAGTGGTTCTGGTATGCTACCCTGAAATTTGGATATGCCAGATACAGCAATGAGATTGGCTGCAGAAACATTATGCAACATTTCCTCCCGAAGGATGATGCACTCATTTGTAATGCGTGTCATTGCCAGTGCTCCGTTGCTGCAGCGCTGGCAACCTTTCTTTGAAATGCATACAGTATGAGCTCCAAGTACACAGCACATCATCTCACTGATGTTGACAATGGTTGTCTGAACAATGCAATAATCCAAGGAAACCGCGTTTCTTGCACATTGATGACAGTGTTCGTTTATTCATCTTGATTTTCCCTATCATAGCTTTTCTTCTTGCCATGTGGCTTACACTCTTTGATTCCCCCTTCACACACCGGTATATATTTGCTGTGTGCATAATACAGTGtggaccgcttataacgtaagtcgccggagtcacgaatatctgcactataagtggtactgcactgtaaccaaaacaactattttattacgataatggacactccaggcgcatttctgccgttgctgtCACTGTGCTCAAGGTtctgtattcgcttactaaataaattaacaagcatggtgtcacgcgcgcacaagcaaacatgaacatgtcTCACTCGTTTaacgcggaaacgaactgtcaaaacgctcgaacGACGAAGCGCGGcgtgcgaattgaccttcgtgctatcatgcctcttgcttcaacgcgacccATAAGCGAAAACATGGCGCGCGGCTGACTTTCCCCgtcgcaaattgctttcaagatagggccaaggcgatcgtatcaccgaagtggatcgtcgcagattagatccagcttcagtccactgaaaccattccacattgctttgctggcgaaaatcctctcctttcgtttgcgccagtcccgaacacAAGTTTCGGATTCTTCGAATGcctgtgatgcggcccgatttccgtctgtctccgcacacatgatcactttccttttaaatacggcatcatgatgaactcggtacttcatgctgatagagcagatgcagagaacgtgaagacagacggtagactattgcctgagcacgtgtactgcagcacatggaggaagctacggtagctaggctcgacgcgcgtgcgaagcggccattttgaaatgccgacggctatatggtaacgcagatttagggtcgtacttgaTTCTaagcgcacgcaatttttggacctgttttattggaaaaaaagtGCACATTAAATTCGAGCACATgtggtatttgtggcttgaggggagcgtttgccatctaggttgactgccgaacttccaggcagccgcactgtaaccagtattttgtgtcccgcaactgcactataagcgatatgtgtatacatatagtgctatgagaaaattaacgggagtctgaaaaggccgtattatatccggtcctccactataagcggttacgttataagtggtctatactataACAAATTGGTTGATAGTCGGCACTCTGTCCATCTTCTTATGTCCTTTGTCTTGCgctgttacttgtttttacgtAACGAAAGCATTCGTGGTAAGACCCATGTGCACAGCATCTCCTACTCGGTGGAGTTGGAAGACCAAAAATGGTGAGCTCTGGCTCATACACCATTTTGGCCGACCCAACATGGCCGACCCAACATGGCCGACCCAACAACGAAATATTGGTAACACAGCCAAGTCAAGCCAAAGGCATTGTGGGGCTCTGGTAGCAGCTatcaacctaacctaacccattGCCAGAGCCTTGACCACGGTTAGCGGGAACAGGTAGGTGCACAAGaaatggccttttttttttccatccacAAGTGGCACGTCTAAATTCACGTAAAATCTTTGTAACATCATGCAAAAACCTTCGATCTTTTGAAGCAAATAAGCCAAGTATAAAATTGTCTTTAGCGTTCATTTAGGAACACATGCTGCCGTCCACAGGCCTTTCAGTCGAGGCCAAAGATGCTGAGTGCAGTGTAGGTGGTTCGCAGCGCCAGGTCCTGAGGTCCAAGGCCCAACACAGCCGCGGTCAGCTCGAGCACCGCTGGCAGGCAGCAGGGCTCGTTGCGCTGAAAGGAGCAGTAGCGCTCGAGCAGCCGCACTGCACGGGGCTGCAGTGCCGTGCGCCACGGCGACGGCAGTGCCCGGGCATTGGGCCACAGGAAGGGGCTGTCGCTCTCCAGGAGCAGCCGCTCGGGTGGCACGCCTTGCAGCACCGCAGGCTCCTTCCACAGCTGACCACCCACGCCCAGGTAGCAGCCCCGCGCTACGTACGCCGCTGCCTGGTCGCCGCTGCCCGCAAAGCAGTGCAGCACCACGTGCGCCGGTAGCCGGCTGCTGTGCCGTGCCAGCACATCCATCATGGCATCAAACGCTGCTCGCTCGCGCAGCACCAGTGGCTTGTTAAGCTCAAACGCCAGCGCCATCTGCGAGTCAACATTGTCCAGCTATGCATCCTATGAAACACGTGTCCCAAAAAAGTGCATATGGGAGCGAAGTGTAGACACTGGACATTGAAATCTCGCCAGACCTCATTATTACGAAGCTTTTTAAGTGCTGCGGTAATTTCATTACAGCCATACAGGACTTGAAATATTTTACTACAGCTTCTGTATTCTTTGCAGACTACTTCGATCCAGCACCTTTCTTGAGGCATTCGGGCTACTTGCCACGCTTTGGGCATGACAGTGTTTATTCAATGCTCAAGGTACACGGAAAATGATGCAGTGCCCGCTGCAGCTCGAAACCAACTTTCAATCTCTCATGACTGTCTGTGGTTGCAATGCTCTCTGAAAGTGGGCATGTTGTGCTTTGCAAACTATAAGTATGGCAGTTGTTGCGACACCACATTATCGGCGCTATCTACCGATGGCAACCGAGCCTCGGGTCCACTTGCAGTGGACTAGGGAACAGTAGTTCAGCGAGCTCAGCCGATGTAGCAcggcagtctgcagctggtcagCCAACAACAAAAGGGCGCAATGAAAGAAAAAGGTTCACTGCGGTCACAAGCTTATTTGGCTTGCCAGCGACATGCAACGAGAGAGCATGCAGCCGCTCACGCAGCTCCACTGTATGTCAGACTTTGTTCATAGGCTCAATACAAAACGAAAAGCCTGCAAAATTGCATTCAGTTTTCTGCAAGTACTGGCCCTAGCTTTTTATCGtcaacctttctttttttatccctGCTGTGTTTGAGAAAATTGTCAGCAACTGTACTGGTATCTTTAATGGATGTATGGCCTTGATGTCGTTCTTTCCATATGTTGGGTCATCGCTCACCCCTTTGTACAACCTTGCCCCTCCGAAACCACCTTGCTCATTCAAGTGCCAGAAGCCAAGTCCTTAGTTAAGAAGATGCTTCCGTGCAATCGAACTAACACTCTGGCCACCCAAGATTAGCTATTGTTGTTCCTTACCCACATCGGATTGCGCACAGCCTAAAAAAGTTACAACAGGCCAAGGTCAAGGTCGCCTTTTCTGCCCCGTGAAAGGTAGTCAAGCTCTGCAAAATTAGCAGTGCAATTACCAATAAGCGACTAGGCTGTAAAAAATGGTGCAGAATACACTTCGTACTCTACAGAGAATGTGTAATGTATTAGATTCCACTCTCCTGTGAAAAATTTCATGCGGACCAGACATGATGCTGTTTCAACAAGACTCGTCACCTTGGCTGGTCGTTGGATTTTCAATTATTCTGAATAGCCGCCATGCATGTGGGCGGTTGAAATTGGGCATGCGAAACGTGTTAGGCTGGACCTTGTTAGGCTGGACCTTGCGGATCGCTCTGCTCTGACAAAGAGCATTTTGGCACTGCAACAAATAGTTTGGTTTGAACGGGGCAGAATATATAATACGCTCACTTACAATGCTCGCAAAGAAGCAAATATGCCATGCACAGCACGTTCAGTAGCAATAATAATTCTTCACTATGATGAATGCATGTGGCATTCAATGTTGTTTTTCCCTCGATAACTCATCCAGAGACAAGACCATTTCTATGTCTCTGCACAACACAGCATTTTCAGAACAACAGCTCAACCCCACACATGCTGCAATGTCTTGTCCTTTCTTCACGCTGTTCCATAATACACCTGTTTGACTGTTTGCACCCTTCCACGGAGTCTCAATAGAAAGGCCCAGCTGCGATCAAAGTGGGAGGGAGAGCATTTTAGACAAATGCATGTTCACATTTAGAGCAACAAAATCTGGAACCGGGCAAGGAGGCAACTTCTGAAACTGCTGGAAAGCACCGCAAGTAGGGaggaagaagaagtagtttattgatgtgaaaaagtagagaggtcggccggaatatggagcatctggcctgctactctacgtaagggaaggggaggaggggaagaaagagggtcacaatggtggatgataatgggaggaactaggtgaaaggacacattgcacagatgattatcacaagcgtgagtccaggcccgtgtcgcctaagaagcgtgaaaaagcacgcattgcctctgttgtctgacaactctgtggccctgcgcctagcaagaggtcctccgacagtggtctattatataaatgcctcaaggtggctgccagtgtgagtctttcgcgtgcatactcagggcacaccacgagcacatggtctatagtctctataacaccacacactgaacagtccggggagtctgtccgtccaatgatgtgcaaatatttgcgcgtgaaagcgacgcctagtcgcagtctgtgtatcaagcatgtatgagggcgtggaattccacgctgaacaggaaattgcatatcgggatccagccttttaaggcgaacgtgacgagcgtctggctgggcccagtatgttttcgtcgcactcctcattaatttcgacaggaggcatgtgatgtctggtctagagaacggcactacagttcgcaggccattgctgagggcgcgctttgcttcagcatcggccatctcattaccattgagcccacagtgtcctgggatccattggaacactatgcggtggtgtttttcttgagcgcatgaaagtagctcggcgatctgcagtgccagaacctgatatgcggtgtggcgcaggaagcatctcaaaatttgcagcgcgggttttgagtccgtgaaaatgcaccactcttgaggtctttccccgcagatgtggcgaatcgcttcccgtatagccacaagctctgcagcggttgaagtcgaattatgatctagaatgaaacctcgagtcatctgctgggctggtatcaccacagctgctgtcgatgccgttgatgacgcggacccgtctgtgtaaacatgaacataggtctggtattctgaccagatgtatgccaaagtaagttgttgtagtccgctaacgggaaccattgatttctttagtatgccggggacgttcacgcataccgaaggttgagtcatcacccacggtggtttgacggggtcatatggaagggcatagcctgatgttatgtggggtagatggctgcggagtgcacttgtgaaactgctgtccgaccgctcatgtagaaccgacgtcaatggatggcaatggtgtcgtgtaagtaagcgtagatatactcgaagtggttcgtgggacaggtataccgataatgggcatacgcgggcttcctcaattgtgcctttgttggaggcacgccgtggcaagccgaggcatgtggttgcattcacgcgaaaatccgtctgccgctatccgatctccattaacggtgttataataccttatgtctcccaccacagattcttgggcattatcattgaccgtggtttgtcgtggtcgaggcatgtgaatatgttgaagcaaaaacttaatctgttttgccatgttcttcgcttcgtagcaggcatgaaatggggccccacggaaggctccctactacgactttatcagtctctatttataggctacattcgatacagcctcccgatactctcaaatttgagtatttcctgcttacggacattagagagcgttcaagcgcaggc
This Dermacentor silvarum isolate Dsil-2018 chromosome 6, BIME_Dsil_1.4, whole genome shotgun sequence DNA region includes the following protein-coding sequences:
- the LOC119455343 gene encoding 3'-5' ssDNA/RNA exonuclease TatD, whose product is MASGNAACDQLFTSGAAGTKNDPRKAQATEETDDNYILIDICANLVNKKFNRDLESVIQRAKDAGVKKMIVLGTSAHTTKEALRLTRMHPGTVYCTAGIHPHDAKSWDEDTLEVLRSVASSPECVGIGECGLDFSKNFSSPECQIEVLEKQMALAFELNKPLVLRERAAFDAMMDVLARHSSRLPAHVVLHCFAGSGDQAAAYVARGCYLGVGGQLWKEPAVLQGVPPERLLLESDSPFLWPNARALPSPWRTALQPRAVRLLERYCSFQRNEPCCLPAVLELTAAVLGLGPQDLALRTTYTALSIFGLD